In one window of Leifsonia sp. NPDC080035 DNA:
- a CDS encoding demethylmenaquinone methyltransferase translates to MSKADLSKQPAQVAAMFDEVSTHYDRTNTVLSMGNATLWRVATTRAVGPRAGETILDVAAGTGTSSASLARNGASVVAADFSEGMIEVGRRRQAHNPFVSFVQADATALPFDDDAFDAVTISFGLRNIVDPRAALAEFLRVLKPGGRVVICEFSRPTLAPIRAGYSAYLRYGMPILAKAASSNPAAYEYLMESIEAWPSQPELAAWLREAGFERVEWRNLTAGIVALHRAWKPERVAVAPVAPAAKPAAAAKSAAAAKPAAAKKPAAAVKPAAAKPAAAAKPAAAAKPAAAKKPAAAAKPAAAKKPAKPAAPKATPAKPAAPKKPAAPKQPAGPAKPSASQPSAVPPEGE, encoded by the coding sequence GTGAGTAAGGCCGACCTCAGCAAGCAGCCCGCCCAGGTCGCCGCCATGTTCGACGAGGTGTCGACCCATTACGACCGGACCAACACCGTCCTCTCGATGGGCAACGCGACCCTCTGGCGCGTGGCGACGACGCGAGCCGTCGGGCCGCGCGCCGGCGAGACCATCCTCGACGTCGCGGCGGGGACGGGCACCTCCAGCGCCTCCCTCGCGCGCAACGGCGCGAGCGTGGTGGCGGCGGACTTCTCCGAGGGGATGATCGAGGTGGGCCGCCGCAGGCAGGCCCACAACCCGTTCGTCAGCTTCGTGCAGGCGGACGCGACGGCGCTGCCGTTCGACGACGACGCGTTCGACGCCGTCACCATCTCGTTCGGCCTGCGCAACATCGTCGACCCGCGCGCGGCGCTCGCCGAGTTCCTGCGCGTGCTGAAGCCAGGTGGCCGGGTCGTGATCTGCGAGTTCTCGCGGCCGACGCTGGCCCCGATCCGCGCCGGATACAGCGCCTACCTTCGTTACGGGATGCCGATCCTCGCCAAGGCGGCGAGCTCGAACCCGGCGGCGTACGAGTATCTGATGGAGTCCATCGAGGCGTGGCCGAGCCAGCCGGAGCTTGCAGCCTGGTTGCGCGAGGCCGGGTTCGAGCGGGTGGAGTGGCGCAACCTGACGGCCGGCATCGTTGCACTGCACCGCGCGTGGAAGCCGGAGCGGGTGGCGGTCGCGCCGGTGGCGCCCGCGGCGAAGCCCGCTGCCGCGGCGAAGTCGGCTGCCGCAGCGAAGCCCGCTGCCGCGAAGAAGCCGGCTGCGGCCGTGAAGCCCGCAGCGGCGAAGCCCGCCGCTGCCGCGAAACCTGCCGCTGCCGCGAAGCCCGCTGCCGCGAAGAAGCCCGCCGCTGCCGCGAAGCCTGCCGCCGCCAAGAAGCCTGCGAAGCCCGCCGCGCCGAAGGCGACGCCTGCGAAGCCCGCCGCGCCGAAGAAACCGGCCGCGCCGAAGCAGCCCGCAGGGCCCGCGAAACCGTCCGCGTCCCAGCCGTCCGCCGTCCCACCCGAGGGGGAGTAG
- a CDS encoding polyprenyl synthetase family protein, whose product MPRSVPAVRRPASLTSQLGLTERIFASGEDRKVASAVDDGLALVEEALHQQMRFADNLADVTTRYLLEAGGKRVRPLLTLLTAQLGRGNTPEVLQAAQAVEITHLASLYHDDVMDDSQMRRGVPTAQFVWGNSVAVLTGDLLFARASKLVSALGERAIQLQADTFERLCLGQLHETIGPQDGEDPVEHYLRVLEDKTGSLIAVAAQMGVVFSGADSAYEEPVVTFGEKIGVAFQLIDDVIDLSSQGVAETGKQPGNDLRAGVATLPVLRLRERAATDASAAELLERLERDVMGSAEDGEITPESTAAIAALREHEVTQQTLEEAHRWAREAVEALAPLPDGPVKKALVRFADTIVERSS is encoded by the coding sequence GTGCCACGCAGCGTTCCGGCTGTCCGACGTCCCGCGTCGCTGACCAGCCAGCTCGGCCTCACCGAGCGGATCTTCGCCAGCGGCGAGGACCGCAAGGTCGCCTCCGCCGTCGATGACGGTCTCGCGCTCGTCGAGGAGGCCCTGCACCAGCAGATGCGCTTCGCCGACAACCTCGCCGACGTCACCACCCGGTACCTCCTCGAGGCCGGCGGCAAGCGGGTGCGCCCGCTGCTCACGCTGCTGACCGCCCAGCTCGGCCGGGGCAACACCCCCGAGGTGCTGCAGGCGGCCCAGGCGGTCGAGATCACGCACCTCGCGTCGCTGTACCACGACGACGTGATGGACGACTCGCAGATGCGCCGCGGTGTCCCCACCGCCCAGTTCGTGTGGGGCAACTCGGTGGCCGTCCTCACCGGCGACCTGCTGTTCGCGCGGGCGAGCAAGCTGGTCTCCGCGCTCGGCGAGCGGGCCATCCAGCTGCAGGCGGACACGTTCGAGCGGCTCTGCCTCGGCCAGCTGCACGAGACCATCGGCCCGCAGGACGGCGAGGACCCGGTCGAGCACTACCTCCGCGTGCTGGAGGACAAGACCGGTTCGCTGATCGCCGTCGCCGCGCAGATGGGCGTCGTCTTCTCCGGAGCGGACAGCGCGTACGAGGAGCCGGTCGTCACCTTCGGCGAGAAGATCGGCGTCGCCTTCCAGCTCATCGACGACGTGATCGACCTGTCCTCGCAGGGCGTCGCCGAGACCGGGAAGCAGCCGGGCAACGACCTGCGCGCCGGTGTCGCGACCCTCCCCGTGCTGCGGCTGCGCGAGCGCGCAGCGACCGACGCCTCGGCGGCGGAACTGCTGGAACGCCTGGAGCGCGACGTGATGGGGTCCGCCGAGGACGGCGAGATCACCCCGGAGTCGACCGCGGCCATCGCGGCGCTGCGCGAGCACGAGGTCACCCAGCAGACGCTGGAGGAGGCCCACCGCTGGGCCCGCGAGGCCGTGGAGGCGCTCGCGCCGCTGCCAGACGGCCCGGTGAAGAAGGCACTGGTGCGGTTCGCCGACACCATCGTCGAACGTTCGAGCTGA
- a CDS encoding FAD-dependent oxidoreductase — MTKLRLAIVGAGPAGIYAADILLKAERGFDVSIDLFEQLPAPYGLVRYGVAPDHPRIKGIITALREVLDRGDIRIFGNVTYGTDITLDDLKRHYNAVIFATGAVHDADLDIPGIDLGGSYGAADFVSWFDGHPDVPRTWPLEAQSVAVIGNGNVALDVSRILAKHADDLLPTEIPDNVYEILKSSPVTDVHVFGRRGPAQVKFTPLELRELGELRDVDMILYDEDFDYDEQSKDAIASNKQVMVIDRVLQQWRKREVGQASRRLHLHFYAKPLEVVGDEDGNVRAFRYERTAPDGEGGVRGTGEIREVEIQALYRAVGYFGSPLPGIPFDKKHGVIPNHEGQVLRKEDNERMYGVYATGWIKRGPVGLIGHTKSDAMETIKHVINDQGNWWAPADPSEESVVRLLEERGVEFTNLDGWHNLDAHEQQLGAERGRARIKVVPRDEMVRVSNGTPVEVPAAE, encoded by the coding sequence ATGACCAAACTCCGACTGGCCATCGTCGGGGCGGGACCCGCCGGGATCTACGCCGCCGACATCCTGCTGAAGGCGGAGCGCGGGTTCGACGTCTCGATCGACCTGTTCGAGCAGCTGCCGGCGCCGTACGGCCTGGTCCGCTACGGCGTCGCGCCGGACCACCCCCGCATCAAGGGCATCATCACCGCGCTGCGCGAGGTGCTCGACCGCGGCGACATCCGCATCTTCGGCAACGTCACGTACGGCACAGACATCACGCTGGACGACCTGAAGCGGCACTACAACGCGGTCATCTTCGCGACCGGAGCCGTGCACGACGCCGACCTCGACATCCCCGGCATCGACCTCGGCGGCTCCTACGGCGCCGCCGACTTCGTCAGCTGGTTCGACGGCCACCCGGACGTGCCGCGCACCTGGCCGCTGGAGGCACAGTCGGTCGCCGTCATCGGCAACGGCAATGTCGCGCTCGACGTCTCCCGCATCCTCGCCAAGCACGCCGACGATCTGCTGCCCACCGAGATCCCGGACAACGTCTACGAGATCCTCAAGAGCTCGCCGGTCACCGACGTGCACGTGTTCGGACGCAGGGGACCGGCGCAGGTGAAGTTCACCCCGCTCGAGCTCCGCGAGCTCGGCGAGCTGCGGGACGTTGACATGATCCTCTACGACGAGGACTTCGACTACGACGAGCAGTCGAAGGACGCGATCGCCAGCAACAAGCAGGTCATGGTGATCGACCGCGTGCTGCAGCAGTGGCGGAAGCGCGAGGTCGGGCAGGCGTCGCGCCGGCTGCACCTGCACTTCTACGCCAAGCCGCTCGAGGTCGTCGGGGATGAGGATGGCAACGTCCGGGCCTTCCGCTACGAGCGCACCGCGCCGGACGGCGAGGGCGGCGTGCGCGGAACCGGCGAGATCCGCGAGGTGGAGATCCAGGCGCTGTACCGCGCCGTCGGCTACTTCGGGTCGCCGCTGCCGGGCATCCCCTTCGACAAGAAGCACGGCGTCATCCCCAACCACGAGGGCCAGGTGCTGCGCAAGGAGGACAACGAGCGCATGTACGGCGTGTACGCGACCGGGTGGATCAAGCGCGGCCCGGTGGGCCTGATCGGTCACACCAAGTCGGACGCGATGGAGACCATCAAGCACGTCATCAACGACCAGGGCAACTGGTGGGCGCCGGCCGACCCGTCGGAGGAGTCCGTCGTGCGACTGCTGGAGGAGCGCGGCGTCGAGTTCACGAACCTCGACGGCTGGCACAACCTCGACGCCCACGAGCAGCAGCTGGGCGCGGAGCGCGGGCGGGCACGCATCAAGGTCGTGCCGAGGGACGAGATGGTCCGGGTGTCCAACGGCACGCCGGTGGAGGTCCCGGCGGCGGAGTGA
- a CDS encoding alpha/beta hydrolase, with product MTRAHDWRPDILGDGFEQLTLPLAADAEGDVVATLVRYAPGPHLGDLLRVGAHPAADTDVLYVHGWSDYFFQTELARFWHDAGARFHALDLRKYGRSLRKGQTPGYVSDLATYDEDIEAALAAIGHGEADRGSARSRRLVLVGHSTGGLTLSLWADRHRGRADALVLNSPWLEFQAHSVGRAALGPLVDLQARIDPKAAMPNVDLGFYTRSVSKTMDGEWDYDLAWRPVRGFRVYPAWLTAILAGHTRVAAGLHIDAPVLTLLSSASTLLPYWTPDMLKSDVVLVVQDIAVRALGLAPTVTVARVQEALHDVFLSPPSVRAAAYAQLTLWLRGALSGS from the coding sequence ATGACGCGCGCGCACGACTGGCGGCCGGACATCCTCGGCGACGGCTTCGAGCAGCTGACCCTGCCGCTGGCGGCGGACGCCGAGGGCGATGTCGTCGCCACGCTCGTCCGCTACGCGCCGGGGCCGCACCTGGGCGACCTGCTGCGCGTCGGCGCGCATCCCGCCGCAGACACCGACGTGCTCTACGTGCACGGCTGGTCGGACTACTTCTTCCAGACCGAGCTCGCCCGGTTCTGGCACGACGCAGGTGCGCGCTTCCACGCGCTCGACCTGCGCAAGTACGGCAGGAGCCTCCGGAAGGGGCAGACGCCCGGCTACGTCAGCGACCTGGCCACGTACGACGAGGACATCGAGGCCGCGCTCGCGGCGATCGGGCACGGCGAGGCCGATCGGGGGTCCGCCCGCTCGCGCCGGCTCGTCCTCGTTGGTCACTCGACCGGCGGGCTGACGCTGAGCCTCTGGGCCGACCGGCATCGCGGGCGCGCCGACGCGCTCGTCCTGAACAGTCCGTGGCTCGAGTTCCAGGCGCATTCGGTCGGCCGCGCGGCGCTCGGGCCGCTCGTCGACCTGCAGGCGCGGATCGACCCGAAGGCGGCGATGCCGAACGTCGACCTCGGCTTCTACACGCGCTCGGTCTCGAAGACGATGGACGGCGAGTGGGACTACGACCTGGCGTGGCGTCCCGTGCGCGGCTTCCGCGTGTACCCCGCGTGGCTCACGGCGATCCTCGCCGGGCACACCCGCGTCGCGGCCGGCCTGCACATCGACGCGCCGGTGCTCACGCTGCTGTCGTCGGCGTCGACGCTGCTGCCGTACTGGACGCCGGACATGCTGAAGTCGGACGTCGTGCTCGTGGTGCAGGACATCGCCGTGCGGGCGCTGGGCCTCGCGCCGACGGTGACCGTCGCGCGCGTCCAGGAGGCCCTGCACGACGTCTTCCTGTCGCCGCCGTCGGTGCGGGCGGCCGCCTACGCGCAGCTGACGCTCTGGCTCCGCGGCGCCCTCAGCGGAAGTTGA
- a CDS encoding YajQ family cyclic di-GMP-binding protein, which produces MADSSFDVVSKVDKMEADNAVNQARKEVDQRYDFKNVGASVEWSGEKILLKANTEERVKAVLEVLESKMIKRGITLKSLDAGDPYASGKEFRIEIGLKNGIEQDAAKKINKLIRDEAPKSVKSQIQGDELRVSSKSRDDLQATMALLKGADLDVALQFVNFR; this is translated from the coding sequence GTGGCAGACTCCTCGTTCGACGTCGTCAGCAAGGTCGACAAGATGGAGGCGGACAACGCCGTCAACCAGGCCCGCAAAGAGGTGGACCAGCGCTACGACTTCAAGAACGTCGGGGCGTCGGTCGAGTGGAGCGGCGAGAAGATCCTGCTCAAGGCGAACACCGAGGAGCGCGTGAAGGCGGTCCTCGAGGTGCTCGAGTCGAAGATGATCAAACGCGGCATCACGCTCAAGTCGTTGGACGCCGGCGACCCGTACGCCTCCGGCAAGGAGTTCCGCATCGAGATCGGCCTGAAGAACGGCATCGAGCAGGACGCCGCCAAGAAGATCAACAAGCTCATCCGCGACGAGGCGCCGAAGTCGGTCAAGTCGCAGATCCAGGGCGACGAGCTCCGCGTGAGCTCGAAGAGCCGCGACGACCTCCAGGCGACGATGGCCCTGCTCAAGGGCGCGGACCTCGACGTCGCGCTCCAGTTCGTCAACTTCCGCTGA
- a CDS encoding FAD-dependent oxidoreductase: MAQHTRVVVVGGGYAGVTAANRLTGGSDVDVTVVNPRPVFVERIRLHQLVGGSDDAVVDFDDVLADGVRLVVDTVETIDAAGRTLRLASGTTLDYDYLVYAAGSHGRVGDVPGAAEHAHPIAELADAERLRAALRSADAGTGAAVTVVGSGPAGIETAAELGENGIPVTLFCGGQLGPYLHPSGRRVVAKRLAQLGVSVVDGPGSRVVAVRADAVELADGRSVPSDVTIWTTGFGVPDLARRSGLSVDAAGRLLTDESLTSVDDDRIVAAGDSAAPSGVPLRMSCQAAEPLGGHAADTVLRRIAGERPAPLVMGFFGECISLGRRHGIFQFAHKDDTAIRFHVSGRAGAALKAFVCWGTVKQLEIEAKHPGRLRLPASFADPARRRMLATAEQGVRG, from the coding sequence ATGGCACAGCACACCCGGGTCGTCGTGGTCGGCGGGGGATACGCGGGCGTCACGGCGGCGAACCGGCTCACGGGCGGGTCGGACGTGGACGTGACGGTGGTGAACCCGCGGCCGGTGTTCGTGGAGCGCATCCGGCTGCACCAGCTGGTGGGAGGGTCGGACGACGCCGTCGTCGACTTCGACGACGTGCTGGCGGACGGGGTGCGGCTCGTCGTCGACACCGTCGAGACGATCGATGCGGCCGGCCGCACGCTGCGGCTCGCCTCCGGCACCACGCTGGACTACGACTACCTGGTGTACGCGGCGGGCAGCCACGGACGGGTCGGCGACGTGCCTGGCGCGGCCGAGCACGCGCATCCCATCGCCGAGCTCGCGGACGCCGAGCGGCTGCGCGCGGCGCTGCGGAGCGCGGACGCGGGCACGGGCGCGGCCGTGACGGTCGTCGGATCGGGACCGGCCGGGATCGAGACGGCCGCCGAGCTCGGCGAGAACGGCATCCCGGTCACCCTGTTCTGCGGCGGTCAGCTCGGCCCGTACCTGCACCCGAGCGGCCGGAGGGTCGTGGCCAAGCGGCTCGCGCAACTGGGGGTGAGTGTCGTGGACGGGCCCGGCTCGCGCGTCGTCGCGGTGCGGGCGGACGCGGTGGAGCTCGCCGACGGCCGCTCCGTGCCAAGCGACGTGACCATCTGGACGACGGGGTTCGGCGTCCCGGATCTCGCCCGGCGCAGCGGGCTCAGCGTCGACGCGGCCGGCCGGCTGCTCACCGACGAGTCGCTGACCAGCGTGGACGACGACCGCATCGTCGCCGCCGGCGACTCGGCCGCGCCCTCCGGCGTTCCGTTGCGGATGAGCTGCCAGGCCGCGGAACCTCTCGGCGGCCACGCGGCGGACACGGTCCTGCGGCGCATCGCGGGCGAGCGGCCCGCCCCCCTTGTCATGGGCTTCTTCGGGGAGTGCATCAGCCTCGGCCGCCGGCACGGCATCTTCCAGTTCGCGCACAAGGACGACACGGCCATCCGATTCCACGTCTCCGGCCGCGCGGGGGCGGCGCTGAAGGCGTTCGTGTGCTGGGGGACGGTGAAGCAGCTGGAGATCGAGGCGAAGCATCCCGGCCGGCTGCGGCTGCCCGCCTCGTTCGCGGATCCGGCCCGACGCCGTATGCTCGCGACAGCGGAACAGGGGGTGCGGGGATGA
- a CDS encoding RNA polymerase sigma-70 factor has product MTDGGTDAATAVFVAHRNLLFTVAYEMLGQAADAEDVLQETWLRWVRVDRSQVRDERAYLVRIATRLALNRLRDVKRRRESYIGPWLPEPLLTAPDVADDVELADSVSIALMVVLETLGPTERAVFVLREVFGFGFDEIAAAVDKTPAAVRQIAHRAREHVEARRPRVTVAPAEVRAALETFKAAVESGDVQAILDVLAPDVVLISDGGGVKQAALRPILGADKVSRFIIGGLRKGGADVDAVASEVNGNPALVFTLGGELDGVLTANVQDGRITGLYFVRNPHKLTRVGEETELARR; this is encoded by the coding sequence ATGACCGACGGCGGAACCGACGCGGCGACGGCGGTGTTCGTCGCGCACCGCAACCTGCTGTTCACGGTCGCGTACGAGATGCTCGGCCAGGCGGCGGACGCGGAGGACGTCCTGCAGGAGACCTGGCTGCGCTGGGTGCGCGTCGACCGCAGCCAGGTGCGGGACGAGCGCGCGTACCTGGTGAGGATCGCCACCCGCCTCGCGCTCAACCGGCTGCGCGACGTGAAGCGCCGGCGCGAGTCCTACATCGGTCCATGGCTGCCCGAGCCGCTGCTGACCGCGCCGGACGTCGCCGACGACGTCGAGCTGGCGGACAGCGTGTCGATCGCGCTCATGGTCGTGCTGGAGACGCTCGGGCCGACCGAGCGCGCCGTCTTCGTGCTGCGGGAGGTGTTCGGGTTCGGCTTCGACGAGATCGCGGCGGCGGTCGACAAGACGCCGGCGGCAGTTCGGCAGATCGCGCACCGGGCCCGCGAGCACGTGGAGGCGAGGCGTCCGCGCGTCACGGTGGCGCCGGCGGAGGTGCGGGCGGCCCTCGAGACGTTCAAGGCCGCGGTCGAGAGCGGCGACGTGCAGGCGATCCTCGACGTGCTCGCCCCCGACGTCGTGCTCATCAGCGACGGCGGCGGCGTGAAGCAGGCGGCGCTGCGGCCCATCCTCGGCGCGGACAAGGTGTCGCGGTTCATCATCGGCGGCCTGCGCAAGGGCGGGGCGGACGTCGACGCGGTCGCCTCCGAGGTCAACGGCAACCCCGCGCTGGTGTTCACACTCGGCGGCGAGCTCGACGGCGTCCTGACGGCGAACGTGCAGGACGGCCGCATCACCGGCCTCTACTTCGTCCGCAACCCGCACAAGCTCACGCGCGTCGGAGAGGAGACCGAACTCGCCCGCCGGTGA
- a CDS encoding carbohydrate ABC transporter permease, with product MTDRLLTGTRARRPAAAVVVLALVLAGTLIPIAYLVSVSFMSRADVGAGLVLPAHPQPANWSNALAGGLLQGIGNSLVAALGGALLTLAIALPASWAITRYRAGGRTLAATVLSPWLLPPIVAVIPLFTLLRTLSLNNTLPGLTLVYALANVAVAVWLLEGFTRRVPAELDEAAQLDGAGSFRVLFSVVAPLLTPALVAVGIIVAVLNYNEFLLAAFLTQSPDSQTLPVVLTLMLGERITDYGKLAAASVIGLIPVFAAAALLQRRLVSGLTAGSAR from the coding sequence GTGACTGACCGCCTGCTCACCGGGACCCGGGCGCGTCGCCCGGCCGCCGCCGTCGTCGTGCTGGCGCTGGTGCTCGCCGGGACGCTGATCCCGATCGCCTACCTGGTGTCCGTCTCGTTCATGTCGCGGGCGGATGTGGGCGCGGGGCTCGTGCTGCCCGCGCATCCCCAGCCGGCGAACTGGTCGAACGCCCTGGCGGGCGGCCTGCTGCAGGGCATCGGCAACTCCCTCGTCGCCGCGCTCGGCGGAGCGCTGCTGACCCTTGCCATCGCGCTGCCCGCGTCGTGGGCGATCACCCGCTACCGGGCGGGCGGGAGGACGCTCGCCGCGACCGTCCTGAGCCCCTGGCTGCTGCCCCCGATCGTGGCGGTCATCCCGCTGTTCACCCTGCTGAGGACGCTGTCGCTGAACAACACCCTGCCCGGCCTCACGCTCGTCTACGCCCTGGCCAACGTAGCCGTGGCCGTGTGGCTGCTGGAGGGGTTCACCCGGCGCGTGCCCGCCGAGCTCGACGAGGCGGCGCAGCTGGACGGCGCGGGATCCTTCCGGGTGCTGTTCAGCGTCGTCGCGCCGCTCCTCACGCCCGCACTCGTGGCGGTCGGGATCATCGTGGCGGTGCTGAACTACAACGAGTTCCTGCTCGCGGCCTTCCTCACCCAGTCACCGGATTCGCAGACCCTGCCGGTCGTGCTGACCCTGATGCTCGGGGAACGGATCACCGACTACGGCAAGCTCGCCGCCGCGTCGGTCATCGGGCTCATCCCGGTCTTCGCCGCCGCCGCGTTGCTGCAGCGACGGCTGGTCTCCGGGCTGACCGCGGGCAGCGCCCGCTGA
- a CDS encoding sugar ABC transporter permease, giving the protein MTEATLATGAVPRPAARSGARGRAGGAWPRRAMVAPTVLATVVLGAYPLVFIVLTAFSQSSLGRPLQAWVGTANFAEVLTDTDVTASLLRNIGYAVVVTVVSVALGVVTALALRSATTRGSLVRTLLLLPLITPPVIVGVLWKLIFNPSGGLLGTVLSALGRRGDPVAVLSSPASALAGIGVADVWEWTPLIALLVFAALLGQDRSVAEAAALDGAHGFRFFCSITLPAIAGTIAAAFLVRLVLAFKVFDLVFVLTSGGPGTSTSVPAYLIYQAALQQFDLGRASTITLLLAVVVTVVTLPVILIARRLHRD; this is encoded by the coding sequence GTGACCGAGGCCACCCTCGCCACCGGCGCCGTCCCCCGGCCCGCGGCGCGCTCCGGCGCACGCGGCCGGGCGGGCGGCGCCTGGCCGCGCCGTGCGATGGTCGCGCCGACCGTGCTGGCGACCGTCGTGCTCGGCGCCTACCCGCTCGTGTTCATCGTGCTGACCGCGTTCTCCCAGTCCTCGCTCGGCAGACCGCTGCAGGCGTGGGTCGGCACCGCCAACTTCGCGGAGGTGCTCACCGACACGGACGTGACCGCGTCGCTGCTGCGGAACATCGGCTACGCCGTGGTCGTGACAGTGGTGTCTGTGGCGCTCGGCGTTGTGACCGCGCTCGCCCTGCGCTCGGCGACGACGCGCGGATCCCTCGTGCGGACCCTGCTGCTCCTTCCGCTCATCACTCCGCCCGTCATCGTCGGGGTGCTGTGGAAGCTGATCTTCAACCCGTCCGGCGGTCTGCTCGGCACCGTCCTCTCGGCCCTCGGCCGGCGCGGCGACCCCGTCGCCGTGCTGTCCTCCCCCGCATCGGCCCTCGCCGGGATCGGCGTCGCCGACGTGTGGGAGTGGACCCCGCTGATCGCGCTGCTCGTGTTCGCGGCGCTCCTCGGCCAGGACCGGTCGGTCGCCGAGGCCGCCGCCCTGGACGGCGCGCACGGCTTCCGGTTCTTCTGCAGCATCACACTTCCCGCGATCGCGGGGACGATCGCCGCGGCATTCCTGGTGCGCCTTGTGCTCGCGTTCAAGGTCTTCGACCTGGTGTTCGTGCTCACCTCGGGCGGACCGGGGACCTCGACCAGCGTTCCCGCCTACCTCATCTACCAGGCGGCGCTGCAGCAGTTCGACCTGGGCCGCGCCTCCACCATCACCCTCCTGCTCGCGGTCGTGGTCACGGTCGTGACCCTTCCCGTCATCCTCATCGCCCGGAGGCTCCACCGTGACTGA
- a CDS encoding sugar ABC transporter substrate-binding protein, with the protein MTSRRPLAAAVAAIAATALALTGCAGGSGASTASGDKKFAGQTLTVEMISSHEGAAKWLAAEFKKETGATIKPVIVPYDEIGSKIALDQQSGANTIDAAAPWYVSLGDLAADGAIQDLTSWIKDDASLDTSDFIPSIYDAYSKVGDKRYGLPFDGDTHVLFYNKEILARNGIANPPKTWDEYLEDVKTITANESSKGVYGAAVFGQKSPLILGASYANRLAGFGGEFLDDKGRPALDSEAAVQAAQALVDVDKYALPTPAETDFGAGNSAWFAGKVGFIENWTDLGVRSEDATSDSKVAGKWGVVTLPVGGSNTTSRASLVAGFTWVITANTKKTDLAKAFIAFATSSKVNAQLLVASPPTGIDPNRKSSLEDATYGKDFPEIQTVNRATLTGTLAWPTGPHATELAQVLTDGLAKLLAGQGGSAKQTMDAIQAKWESILK; encoded by the coding sequence ATGACATCCCGACGACCGCTCGCGGCCGCCGTCGCCGCCATCGCCGCCACGGCGCTCGCCCTCACCGGCTGCGCGGGCGGATCCGGCGCGTCCACCGCCTCCGGCGACAAGAAGTTCGCCGGACAGACCCTGACCGTCGAGATGATCTCGTCGCACGAAGGCGCGGCCAAGTGGCTCGCCGCCGAGTTCAAGAAGGAGACCGGCGCCACCATCAAGCCGGTCATCGTCCCTTACGACGAGATCGGGTCGAAGATCGCGCTCGACCAGCAGTCGGGGGCGAACACCATCGACGCCGCCGCGCCCTGGTATGTGTCGCTCGGCGACCTGGCGGCCGATGGCGCCATCCAGGACCTCACGAGCTGGATCAAGGACGACGCATCGCTCGACACGTCCGACTTCATCCCGTCGATCTACGACGCGTACAGCAAGGTCGGCGACAAGCGCTACGGCCTGCCGTTCGACGGCGACACGCACGTGCTGTTCTACAACAAGGAGATCCTCGCGAGGAACGGGATCGCGAACCCGCCGAAGACCTGGGACGAATACCTCGAGGACGTGAAGACGATCACGGCGAACGAGTCATCGAAGGGTGTCTACGGGGCTGCGGTCTTCGGCCAGAAGTCCCCGCTCATCCTCGGCGCGAGCTATGCGAACCGCCTCGCCGGCTTCGGCGGAGAGTTCCTGGACGACAAGGGACGTCCTGCCCTCGACTCCGAGGCGGCCGTCCAGGCCGCGCAGGCGCTGGTGGACGTCGACAAGTACGCGCTCCCGACTCCGGCCGAGACGGACTTCGGCGCGGGCAACAGCGCCTGGTTCGCCGGCAAGGTCGGCTTCATCGAAAACTGGACGGACCTCGGTGTGCGCTCCGAGGATGCGACGAGCGACTCGAAGGTCGCCGGCAAGTGGGGCGTCGTCACCCTTCCGGTCGGCGGTTCGAACACCACGTCGCGCGCCTCGCTGGTCGCCGGGTTCACGTGGGTGATCACGGCGAACACGAAGAAGACCGACCTGGCGAAGGCGTTCATCGCGTTCGCGACCTCGTCGAAGGTCAACGCGCAGCTGCTCGTCGCCTCCCCGCCGACCGGCATCGACCCGAACCGCAAGAGCTCGCTCGAGGATGCGACCTACGGCAAGGACTTCCCGGAGATCCAGACGGTGAACCGCGCCACCCTCACCGGCACGCTCGCCTGGCCGACCGGGCCGCACGCGACCGAACTGGCCCAGGTGCTCACCGACGGACTCGCCAAACTGCTCGCCGGCCAGGGCGGCTCGGCGAAGCAGACGATGGACGCCATCCAGGCCAAGTGGGAGAGCATCCTGAAGTGA